One window from the genome of Cryptomeria japonica chromosome 6, Sugi_1.0, whole genome shotgun sequence encodes:
- the LOC131032160 gene encoding uncharacterized protein LOC131032160 → MSPYILVYGKEARLPISLEFPALDLSNQLDMIEEEPMSARLAQLIELEEVINKAIRQIEHHQDQMKRSFDKRDSLRVFKEGDIILKWDEFRSRPGKHTQFDAFWSGII, encoded by the coding sequence ATGTCTCCATACATTCTTGTGTATGGGAAAGAGGCAAGGTTGCCTATTTCACTTGAGTTTCCAGCCCTTGATTTATCTAACCAGCTggatatgattgaagaagagccTATGTCAGCAAGATTGGCTCAGCTGATTGAGCTAGAGGAAGTTATAAATAAGGCAATAAGGCAAATTGAGCATCACCAAGATCAAATGAAAAGATCTTTTGATAAGAGGGATTCTCTTAGAGTGTTCAAGGAAGGTGACATTATCCTGAAATGGGATGAATTCAGGAGCAGGCCAGGAAAGCATACAcagtttgatgctttttggagtgggATTATATGA